Proteins from one Fragaria vesca subsp. vesca linkage group LG6, FraVesHawaii_1.0, whole genome shotgun sequence genomic window:
- the LOC101303542 gene encoding chitinase 2-like — translation MAVPKLKLMISLVFIQALVTSIQAAPSNADIFREYIGAEFNNVKFSDVPINPNVEFHFLLSFAIDYDTSGSSPTDGNFNVFWDTDNLGASQVSDIKNAHSNVKVGLSLGGDSVNSGSAYFNPSSVDSWVSNAVSSLTSIIQQYNLDGIDIDYEHFKSDPNTFSECIGRLIKTLKDNGVIKFASIAPFDDDDVQSHYLALWKNYGQLIDYVNFQFYAYDQSTTVSQFINYYKQQSSNYNGGKVLASFSTDGSGGLSPENGFFTACHRLKSEQNLHGIFVWSADDSMKNGFRYEKQSQALLAIPQ, via the coding sequence ATGGCAGTTCCAAAGCTGAAGCTTATGATTAGCCTTGTATTCATTCAAGCCCTCGTCACTTCAATCCAAGCTGCCCCCTCAAACGCAGATATATTTAGAGAATACATAGGAGCTGAATTCAACAATGTCAAGTTTTCTGATGTCCCCATTAACCCAAATGTTGAGTTCCATTTCCTTCTGTCCTTTGCCATCGACTACGATACCTCAGGTTCTTCACCCACCGATGGAAATTTCAACGTGTTTTGGGACACAGACAACCTCGGCGCCTCTCAAGTTTCAGACATCAAGAATGCCCATTCGAATGTGAAAGTTGGCTTAAGCTTAGGAGGGGACAGTGTCAACAGTGGTTCTGCTTATTTTAACCCTTCCTCGGTTGATTCATGGGTTTCTAACGCTGTTTCTTCACTCACAAGTATCATCCAGCAGTACAATCTAGATGGGATTGACATTGATTACGAGCACTTTAAATCCGATCCCAACACCTTTTCAGAGTGCATTGGAAGGCTTATAAAAACCCTCAAGGACAATGGTGTGATCAAGTTTGCTTCCATTGCTCCTTTTGATGATGATGACGTTCAGAGCCACTACTTGGCCTTGTGGAAGAACTATGGCCAATTGATAGACTATGTGAATTTCCAGTTCTATGCATATGATCAGAGCACCACTGTGTCTCAGTTCATAAATTATTACAAGCAGCAAAGCTCAAATTACAATGGCGGGAAGGTCTTAGCGAGCTTTAGCACTGATGGGAGTGGCGGGTTGTCCCCTGAAAATGGGTTCTTCACTGCCTGCCATAGGCTCAAGAGTGAACAAAACCTTCATGGTATCTTTGTTTGGTCTGCTGATGATTCCATGAAGAATGGTTTCCGCTATGAAAAGCAATCCCAAGCTCTTTTGGCAATTCCCCAGTAG
- the LOC101292432 gene encoding pentatricopeptide repeat-containing protein At3g02650, mitochondrial-like produces the protein MWRSVAARSRASLLTKAADNFVASTQNPKVLPSKTLTPLSHFPTRSPLPRFFSQLSENLSYSDTAEPPPFSVAENENDDFAPGDGVAGVSEELGSAEIGEVGEEEEAHEIDVEKLEGLLSLLSGSADGSLESSFRDLDLTLHEDFVVKVVETPVVVGENLIRFFKWGLKEKPEFRVNRQILDGVVLAMCGEGVTKEDMYSLWDLVKRVGENESNLLNVDILNVLMSSFTKLGEGRAALVVLSKFDGFGCVPSADSYYVAIEGLCKSGDFDCAKSVSEKMIEARSSPDAEKVGRIISWFCKAGMAKDAHSVYLLLKEEKQCRPSSSVYFLISSLSREDENVKLALDLLEEITGEARKYAIKPFSAVVQGLCRIKDVDGARKLLIQMTKEGPPPGNAVFNSVINGYSKAGDMQDAIEMLKLMESRGLKPDVFTYTVIMSGYAKGGQMEEACIILSEAKKKHAKLTPVTYHTLISSFCKLEQFDRALELFHEMKDFGVQPTTDEYNKLIQSLCLKALDWETSEKLLEEMRNSGLYLNGITRGLIRAVKELQTEKVECEQIVA, from the coding sequence ATGTGGAGGTCAGTCGCCGCAAGATCAAGAGCTTCTCTTTTGACCAAGGCAGCAGATAACTTTGTTGCTTCTACCCAAAACCCCAAGGTACTCCCCTCTAAAACCCTAACCCCACTCTCTCATTTCCCCACTAGATCCCCTCTTCCCAGGTTCTTCTCTCAGCTTTCCGAAAACCTCAGTTATTCTGACACCGCAGAACCGCCTCCGTTTTCCGTCGCTGAAAACGAAAATGACGATTTTGCCCCCGGGGATGGGGTTGCTGGTGTTTCAGAGGAACTGGGTTCTGCTGAGATTGGGGAGGTAGGGGAGGAGGAAGAGGCTCACGAGATTGATGTGGAGAAATTGGAGGGGTTGTTGTCTTTGCTTAGTGGTAGTGCTGATGGGTCACTTGAGTCTAGTTTTAGGGATTTGGATTTGACTTTACATGAAGATTTTGTGGTTAAAGTAGTCGAAACTCCGGTTGTTGTGGGGGAGAATTTGATTAGGTTCTTCAAGTGGGGTTTGAAGGAGAAACCCGAGTTTCGAGTCAATAGGCAGATATTGGATGGGGTTGTGCTTGCAATGTGTGGGGAAGGTGTGACCAAGGAAGATATGTATTCTTTGTGGGATTTGGTTAAGAGGGTTGGGGAGAATGAGAGCAATTTGTTGAATGTGGATATTCTTAATGTGTTGATGTCTTCGTTCACGAAATTGGGGGAAGGAAGAGCTGCTTTGGTGGTGTTGAGCAAGTTTGATGGTTTTGGATGTGTCCCGAGTGCGGATTCATATTACGTTGCAATTGAGGGGCTTTGCAAGAGTGGAGATTTTGATTGTGCTAAGTCTGTTTCTGAGAAGATGATTGAGGCAAGAAGCTCGCCCGATGCTGAGAAGGTTGGTAGGATCATATCTTGGTTCTGCAAGGCTGGAATGGCTAAAGATGCCCATTCGGTGTATTTGTTGTTGAAGGAGGAGAAGCAGTGCCGGCCTAGCTCGTCTGTTTATTTTTTGATCAGTTCACTTAGTAGGGAGGATGAAAATGTTAAATTAGCTCTAGACTTGCTGGAGGAGATTACTGGTGAAGCACGGAAATATGCGATAAAGCCCTTTTCAGCTGTTGTTCAAGGGTTATGCAGGATAAAGGATGTTGATGGGGCTAGAAAGTTGCTTATTCAGATGACAAAAGAAGGCCCACCTCCTGGAAATGCAGTTTTCAATTCGGTTATCAATGGCTATTCTAAGGCTGGGGATATGCAAGATGCGATAGAGATGTTGAAGCTGATGGAGAGTAGGGGATTGAAACCAGATGTTTTTACCTACACCGTTATTATGAGTGGTTATGCAAAAGGTGGTCAGATGGAGGAGGCATGCATTATCTTATCTGAAGCAAAAAAGAAGCATGCAAAATTGACTCCTGTGACTTACCATACACTCATCTCCAGCTTTTGCAAACTGGAACAGTTTGACAGAGCTTTGGAGTTGTTTCACGAGATGAAAGATTTTGGGGTCCAACCCACGACTGATGAATACAACAAGTTGATCCAATCGCTTTGCCTGAAAGCACTAGATTGGGAAACGTCAGAGAAACTGCTAGAAGAAATGAGAAATAGTGGATTGTATCTTAATGGAATTACGAGAGGTCTCATAAGAGCAGTCAAGGAACTGCAGACTGAGAAAGTAGAGTGTGAGCAAATAGTTGCATAA